The Oreochromis niloticus isolate F11D_XX linkage group LG15, O_niloticus_UMD_NMBU, whole genome shotgun sequence genome includes a region encoding these proteins:
- the LOC100698139 gene encoding LOW QUALITY PROTEIN: heterogeneous nuclear ribonucleoprotein Q (The sequence of the model RefSeq protein was modified relative to this genomic sequence to represent the inferred CDS: deleted 2 bases in 1 codon) yields MMSEDMATDHVNGNGTEEPMDTTAEVTHSEHFQALLEAGLPQKVAEKLDELYVAGLVAHGDLDERAIEALKEFNEDGALQVLVQFKESDLSHVQNKSAFLCGVMKTYRQREKQGTKVSDSIKGPDEAKIKELLERTSYTLDVTTGQRKYGGPPPESVYSGSQPPVGTEIFVGKIPRDLYEDELVPLFEKAGPIWDLRLMMDPLSSLNRGYAFITFCSKEGAQEAVKLCNNHEIRPGKHIGVCISVANNRLFVGSIPKSKTKEQIVEEFSKVTEGLSDVILYHQPDDKKKNRGFCFLEYEDHKTAAQARRRLMSGKVKVWGNLVTVEWADPIEDPDPEVMAKVKVLFVRNLANGVTEELLEKSFSEFGKLERVKKLKDYAFIHFEERDGAVKALEEMNGKELEGEPIEIVFAKPPDQKRKERKAQRQAAKTQMYDDYYYYPPPPHMPPPSRNRGRGGNRGGYTYPPDYYGYEDYYDYYGYDYHNYRGGYDDPYYGYDDFQAPSRGRGGSRGARGGASPARGRGGSGAPRGRANFSQRGGPGPGRGGRGARGGVQLRGRGGVRGARGGRGGNVGGKRKADGYNQPDSKRRQTNNQNWGSQPIAQQPLQGGDHSGNYSGYKSDNQEFYQDSFGQQWK; encoded by the exons ATG ATGTCTGAAGACATGGCCACAGATCACGTTAACGGGAACGGGACGGAGGAGCCGATGGACACTACAGCCGAGGTGACCCACTCGGAACACTTCCAGGCTTTACTGGAGGCAGGTTTACCTCAGAAGGTCGCTGAGAAGCTGGATGAACTTTATGTAGCAG GCCTGGTAGCACACGGTGACCTCGATGAAAGGGCTATTGAGGCTTTGAAAGAATTCAACGAAGATGGAGCCCTTCAAGTGTTGGTGCAGTTCAAAGAGAGCGACCTGTCACACGTGCAG AATAAAAGTGCCTTTCTCTGTGGGGTGATGAAGActtacagacagagagagaaacaaggGACTAAAGTTTCAGACTCCATCAAAGGACCAGATGAGGCTAAAATCAAAGAACTCCTCGAGAGAACCAGTTACACGCTTGATGTTACAACCGGCCAGAGGAAATACGGCGGACCCCCGCCAGAGTCGGTGTACTCGGGTTCTCAGCCCCCTGTCGGCACAGAG ATCTTTGTTGGGAAGATTCCCCGCGATCTGTACGAAGACGAGCTGGTTCCTCTGTTTGAGAAGGCCGGTCCGATCTGGGACCTTCGGCTAATGATGGATCCGCTGAGTAGCCTGAACAGGGGCTATGCCTTCATCACGTTCTGCAGTAAAGAGGGGGCCCAGGAGGCCGTGAAGCTG TGCAATAATCATGAGATTCGCCCTGGCAAGCACATTGGGGTGTGCATATCTGTTGCCAACAACCGGCTATTTGTTGGTTCAATTCCCAAGAGTAAAACAAAGGAACAGATTGTTGAAGAGTTTTCCAAAGTCACAG AGGGCCTGAGTGATGTCATACTGTACCATCAGCCTGACGACAAAAAGAAGAACAGAGGCTTCTGCTTCTTAGAGTATGAAGACCACAAAACGGCTGCTCAGGCCCGTCGCCGGCTAATGAGTGGCAAGGTGAAAGTTTGGGGCAACCTTGTGACCGTGGAGTGGGCAGATCCCATTGAAGACCCTGACCCAGAAGTCATGGCCAAG GTGAAGGTTTTATTTGTGAGAAATCTCGCTAACGGCGTCACGGAGGAACTCCTGGAGAAGTCCTTCAGTGAGTTTGGAAAGCTGGAGCGAGTGAAGAAGCTCAAAGACTACGCCTTCATTCACTTTGAGGAGCGGGACGGTGCGGTGAAG GCACTGGAGGAAATGAACGGGAAAGAGTTGGAGGGAGAGCCAATCGAGATAGTGTTCGCCAAGCCGCCTGATCAGAAAAGGAAGGAGCGCAAAGCCCAGAGGCAAGCGGCCAAAACACAAAT GTACGACGACTATTACTACTACCCTCCCCCTCCCCACATGCCCCCTCCCAGC AGAAATCGGGGTCGAGGAGGGAACCGAGGCGGCTACACCTACCCTCCTGACTACTACGGTTATGAGGACTACTATGATTACTACGGCTATGACTATCACAACTACCGCGGCGGCTATGATGACCCCTACTACGGGTACGATGACTTCCAGGCCCCAAGCCGGGGGCGGGGTGGCAGCAGGGGCGCGCGGGGCGGAGCCTCCCCGGCCAGAGGACGCGGCGGCTCGGGGGCACCCAGAGGGAGGGCAAACTTCTCCCAGCGCGGCGGGCCGGGACCAGGCCGTGGCGGGCGCGGCGCAAGAGGAGGCGTGCAGCTGAGAGGGCGAGGAGGGGTACGTGGTGCACGGGGTGGCCGCGGTGGAAATGTAGGAGGAAAGCGCAAAGCTGATGGGTACAACCAGCCAGATTCCAAGCGTCGCCAGACCAATAATCAGAACTGGGGCTCTCAACCCATTGCTCAGCAACCGCTCCAAGGTGGTGATCATTCTGGTAACTATTCCGGTTACAAATCTGACAACCAGGAATTTTATCAGGATTCTTTTGGGCAGCAGTGGAAGTAA